The following proteins are encoded in a genomic region of Myxococcus virescens:
- a CDS encoding MerR family transcriptional regulator: MESMDLLAPEEIARIERENAGGLPASAILEIFRPRGVRLSEATFRKYVQAGLLPRSRRVGRKGKHQGSVGLYPVEAVRRINVIKKMMAEGHTLEDIKRSYVFHSNYIDQLERDLAGLLNGFQEELGDRAFGGEHRRTLEAQLATLRQRAQDLVRDVARLGSAVTARADETIRSQ, from the coding sequence ATGGAATCCATGGACCTGCTGGCTCCTGAGGAGATTGCTCGGATCGAGCGTGAGAACGCGGGCGGCCTGCCCGCGAGCGCCATCCTGGAAATCTTTCGGCCGCGGGGCGTGCGCCTGTCGGAGGCGACGTTCCGGAAGTACGTGCAGGCCGGCTTGCTACCCAGGAGTCGCCGGGTGGGCCGGAAGGGGAAGCATCAGGGGAGCGTTGGGCTCTACCCGGTGGAGGCGGTGCGCCGCATCAATGTCATCAAGAAGATGATGGCGGAGGGGCACACCCTGGAGGACATCAAGCGGTCCTATGTCTTCCACAGCAACTACATCGACCAGTTGGAACGGGACCTTGCAGGCCTCCTGAACGGGTTCCAGGAGGAGCTGGGGGACCGCGCCTTTGGGGGGGAGCATCGGCGTACGCTTGAGGCACAGCTAGCAACCTTGCGGCAAAGAGCGCAGGATCTGGTCCGGGATGTCGCCCGGCTCGGTAGCGCCGTGACCGCACGCGCAGACGAAACCATCCGTTCGCAATAG
- a CDS encoding sigma factor-like helix-turn-helix DNA-binding protein encodes MSEVKQLQEEGGDQESDQAQERRRSKTMSRKEMARDLRRRRLTGQVDPEEADLLKQMDDTRPRTRADCINGPRPCNFVSCKHNLYLDVNPETGSIKLNFPDKEIWELEHTCALDVAEKGGITLEEVGEIMNLTRERIRQVETRGLMKLREATEAEPPVSARKP; translated from the coding sequence ATGTCGGAAGTGAAGCAGCTACAGGAGGAGGGGGGGGACCAGGAATCGGACCAGGCGCAGGAGCGCCGCCGTTCCAAGACCATGTCGCGCAAGGAGATGGCGCGCGACCTGCGGAGGCGTCGCCTCACAGGTCAGGTGGACCCCGAAGAGGCCGACCTGCTGAAGCAGATGGACGACACGCGGCCGCGTACGCGCGCGGACTGCATCAACGGTCCCCGGCCGTGCAACTTCGTCTCCTGCAAGCACAATCTCTACCTGGACGTGAATCCGGAGACGGGGTCCATCAAGCTCAACTTCCCGGACAAGGAGATCTGGGAGCTGGAGCACACCTGCGCCCTGGACGTGGCGGAGAAGGGCGGCATCACGCTCGAGGAGGTGGGAGAGATCATGAACCTCACCCGCGAGCGCATCCGCCAGGTGGAGACGCGCGGGCTGATGAAGCTGCGCGAAGCCACCGAAGCCGAGCCGCCGGTTTCGGCTCGCAAGCCCTGA